In the Vibrio sp. FE10 genome, GTATCAAGTAATGGGTAAAGGTATGTGGATCACAGCAACGGTTTCTCGCGCAGTTGCGGACCAACTTGCGATGGAATACCAATCCTACGGCTGGCCTGTTGAGGTATGTGCTGTAGAGCAAACAATGACGTTCGCTCAAAATGCAGCATAGTGTTGGCGATTTAGAGGGAGCTCTATCGACATAGTGTTCGATAGGGCTTTTTCACTTCATCTCTATTTTCCAATGATTTACGCTTGTCACCATAATCTACGCGTTTCACTTTAGTTTACGGCTTTCGCCCTTATCTAAGCTTTCCATCATAGTTTCTGGTATTCAACATAATCTATTGAATTATTAAGATATCTATCACGCTCCACATGGTTATTTAGGTCTACGCTTTTACCCGTGTTAATGACTTATTAACTTCGGAGCGTAATCCATGCTAGGTATCCAGCTTTCAGTTGTTCTCTCTTTCTTGTTTTTTTCTACTGTGGCGGGCGCTGCTACTGCTCAGTTGGGAGAACCTCTCAAGCTCACCAATTCATTTGTTGGATATCTATCCCTCACCATTTTCGTTGTCGCCTACATCGTCGTGATGATGGAAGAATACCTAAAGCTCCGAAAATCCAAGCCGGTTTTACTTGCTGCTGGTCTCATTTGGATCATCATCGGCTTCACCTACCAAGAATACAACCTCACTGAGGTAGCGAAACAAGCACTCGAACACAACCTACTCGAATACGCTGAATTACTGCTTTTCCTATTGGTCGCGATGACGTACATCAGCGCTATGGAAGAAAGAAGACTATTTGATGCGCTTCAAGCTTGGATGGTAGGTAAAGGCTTTAACTTCCGATCTCTTTTTTGGTTAACCGGTATTCTGGCCTTCTTTATCTCGCCGATCGCCGACAACCTCACCACCGCTTTATTAATGTGTGCCGTGGTTCTCAAGGTAGCAGGCTCCAATCCAAAATTCGTAAACCTTGCCTGTGTGAATATAGTGATTGCGGCCAATGCTGGCGGCGCATTCAGTCCATTCGGGGACATCACAACGCTGATGGTATGGCAGGCAGGCTACGTCAGTTTTAGCGAGTTTCTTCCCCTATTTATCCCCTCAGTCATGAACTACGTTGTTCCAGCCTTGATCATGTCTTACTTTGTTCCGACATCTCAACCCGATACGGTTCACCAACATATCGAGCTAAAACGTGGGGCGAGAAGGATCGTATTTTTGTTCATCATGACGATTGCCACAGCGGTTGCTTTCCACGCCGTGATTCACTTCCCTCCGGTGATGGGCATGATGATGGGGCTCGCCTATCTGCAGTTCTTTGGATACTACTTACGTAAGACCTTGCCCAATTCACTCGCTAAGAAAAAAGCGGTGGCGATTGCTAATAACGACGAGGGGGCACTTAAGCGATTAGGCTCGGTGGTGCCATTTGATGTATTTCGAAGAGTGTCGCATGCCGAATGGGACACGTTATTGTTCTTCTACGGGGTTGTAATGTGTGTGGGTGGTTTAAGTCTGCTTGGGTATTTGGAACTCGCTTCTGGGGTGATGTACAGCCAATGGGATCCAATTTGGGCCAACATCATGGTGGGGATCTTGTCTGCGATTGTCGATAACATTCCTGTTATGTTTGCGGTGTTATCAATGGAGCCTCAAATGTCGATAGGTAACTGGTTGTTAATTACCTTAACGGCAGGTGTGGGCGGTAGCTTATTGTCGATTGGTAGCGCAGCGGGCGTGGCATTAATGGGGGCGGCACACGGCAAATACACCTTCTTTGGTCACCTAAAATGGATGCCAGTGATCATGATTGGTTACGTTGTGAGTATTGCGGCACACCTTTGGTTGAACGGTGATCTTTTTTAAGAAAAGTCTGTTTAAGGAGAGTTTGTTTAAAGAAAGTAACTAGTTAAGGTAAGTATCTAGAAGGCCGTATCATCCCGCGGCTTCTCAACTCGTGTCCAGATATTGCTTAACTGCATGGCTGGAAACTGATTGCACGTGAGCATCGCACCTTCTTGATGGATTCGCATGACTAACCCTGGCCCCTTACGACTATTGCCTGAATTAAGCTCAATGCTGATCAAGTCATCTTCGACATGATAACTGCGGGTAACACTGTTGTTTACCGATTGATAAATGACTTGTCCCGACTCAAATTCGAGATAACTGTCATTGTCCGCGTTCTCGTACATGCCACTGAATAAAACAAGCCGTGGGACTTCGAAGGGACGTGTGGTATCGGTTAAGCAACCCGTCAACAATAGTGCGCTGCTGCAACCGATTATCAGAGAATGATGGCGATTCATTTGGGCATCCTTGCCTAGAGAGCATGGTTAAAGGATATGCAACCAAATAAGTATTTTCCAGAAAGCGGCCGTTTTATTGCAAAGTCACACTTTAAGAACCGTTAACGTTGACCAGCCATTAATACGTAATCATCAACAAACATTCCGACAAAAGACTCTTTAATCTTCTTCTCTTCCCTCAATAACCAACAAGCGTTGTTTGCGTTCTACGCCGCCCGCATATCCAGTCAATTTGCCATTTTTACCAATAACTCGATGGCACGGCACAATCACTGATACCGGATTTTTACCATTGGCTAAACCAACGGCACGAACGGCCTTTGGATTACCAATCGCGTCCGCCAATTGCGCATAGCTCCATGTTTCTCCATAAGGAATCGTCATGAGCGCTTGCCAAACCGAGTGCTGAAATGGCGTGCCCTTTGCGGCGATCGGCACAGAAAATTGGATAGCCTCACCAGAAAAATAGCGATTGAGCTGGTCGGCAACCAATTCAAAGATCGGAAAGCTATCATCTCGAACACCTAATTCATCAGGCTTGGTGGTATATATTTCAAACCAAAGACCTAGCAACCCTTCATCGTTCGCCTGTAAAGTCACCGTGCCCAATGGGCTCTCATAATAAGTAAAACGGTTAGCCATGATATCTCCTAGCTTAGTATTCCGATTAAGATTGATTCCAACAATGGAACGTTGCGTAGCTTCCCCAAGGTGAAACGCTCTCCGCATTAATGGCAGGGCGATGCTCAATGAACTTCTTCACCACCAAATCACCAACCAATAAGTGGTTAGGCTCGCTTAACCCTCGAAGCAGCGCATATTGAATCGTCCAAGGTCCAATGCCCTTTAGGTCAATCCACTTAGAAGGATGCTCTGATTCGTTATCGACCATGTACTCAGCAAAACGCTTCAAGGTTTCCTTTCGGCTTCCCGGCATTCTTAAAAAACTCACATCAGCATCGGCTATTTGCTTGGGTGTCGGAAAGTAAGTTTTCTCATCTGAACCAGAAAGCTCTCTTACCAACAAGTTAAGCTGGCCAATCGCCGCCGTTACAGAGACTTGCTGCCCGAGAATCGCTCTGACTCCAGCCTCCCAAGCACTCCACACACCCGGAATGCGAATGCCGCTTTTAGCGACCAAGTTAGGGTCAATGGTGGTAAAGAAAGCTTCAACCTTGCTGATGTCGACATCAAGGTCGAACATCCGTCGAATATTAGCGATCAAGCTTCTTAATTGGCTCATATCATCTAACTCAAACTCAATATCTAGGCAGTTTTCTTTGACTAAAGTGGCCTTGAACCAGCCTTTTGAACCGTTCACGTTCACTGTGCGCTGGTAATAGTCTTCACCCACCTCTTCTAAGCCTTCAATCATTCGTCGTCGATAAAAACCCAACAAATGACTCCAATCCAACGGGCCATGAAAACTTAACTGGATATGATTACTTAGGTTGTTATTTGGCTTAGCTCTTCGGATTTGGCTTGGCGAAAGCTGCAATTCTTTTTGGAAAGCATCATTGAAGCGGCGCGTGCTGTTAAACCCACTCGCAAAACCCACATCGGTAATACTCATGCTGCTGGTATGCAGTAACTGCTTGGCAAACATCAATTGGCTATAAAGACTATATTGCTTCGGTGACACCCCGATGTAATTGTCGAATAGGGTTCGTAGATAACGATCTGAAATGCCTAATCGAGTAGCAAGGTCGACAATCGATCCTGAATTCAGTGCGCCATTATCGATTAACTGCAAAGCTCGCAGAAAGGTAGTCTCAACCCCTTTCCATGCTGGAGAGAAAGGTGCGCTGTCTGGGCGACAACGTAAGCAAGGACGATAACCCGCTTTCAAAGCCTGAGCTTGATGAGAAAAATATTCGACATTTTCTTCTTTGGGTGGGCTTGCTGGGCAAATAGGTCGACAAAAAATGCCCGTGGTTTTCACCGCAGTAAAAAACATCCCATCAAAACGAGCGTCTCGTGCATAACGAGCTAGATGGCACTGTTCACTCGTTAATGTACTGTTGTGATGAATGTTTTTCGACATGTTGTGCTCTT is a window encoding:
- the nhaD gene encoding sodium:proton antiporter NhaD: MLGIQLSVVLSFLFFSTVAGAATAQLGEPLKLTNSFVGYLSLTIFVVAYIVVMMEEYLKLRKSKPVLLAAGLIWIIIGFTYQEYNLTEVAKQALEHNLLEYAELLLFLLVAMTYISAMEERRLFDALQAWMVGKGFNFRSLFWLTGILAFFISPIADNLTTALLMCAVVLKVAGSNPKFVNLACVNIVIAANAGGAFSPFGDITTLMVWQAGYVSFSEFLPLFIPSVMNYVVPALIMSYFVPTSQPDTVHQHIELKRGARRIVFLFIMTIATAVAFHAVIHFPPVMGMMMGLAYLQFFGYYLRKTLPNSLAKKKAVAIANNDEGALKRLGSVVPFDVFRRVSHAEWDTLLFFYGVVMCVGGLSLLGYLELASGVMYSQWDPIWANIMVGILSAIVDNIPVMFAVLSMEPQMSIGNWLLITLTAGVGGSLLSIGSAAGVALMGAAHGKYTFFGHLKWMPVIMIGYVVSIAAHLWLNGDLF
- a CDS encoding AlkA N-terminal domain-containing protein; amino-acid sequence: MSKNIHHNSTLTSEQCHLARYARDARFDGMFFTAVKTTGIFCRPICPASPPKEENVEYFSHQAQALKAGYRPCLRCRPDSAPFSPAWKGVETTFLRALQLIDNGALNSGSIVDLATRLGISDRYLRTLFDNYIGVSPKQYSLYSQLMFAKQLLHTSSMSITDVGFASGFNSTRRFNDAFQKELQLSPSQIRRAKPNNNLSNHIQLSFHGPLDWSHLLGFYRRRMIEGLEEVGEDYYQRTVNVNGSKGWFKATLVKENCLDIEFELDDMSQLRSLIANIRRMFDLDVDISKVEAFFTTIDPNLVAKSGIRIPGVWSAWEAGVRAILGQQVSVTAAIGQLNLLVRELSGSDEKTYFPTPKQIADADVSFLRMPGSRKETLKRFAEYMVDNESEHPSKWIDLKGIGPWTIQYALLRGLSEPNHLLVGDLVVKKFIEHRPAINAESVSPWGSYATFHCWNQS
- a CDS encoding methylated-DNA--[protein]-cysteine S-methyltransferase, encoding MANRFTYYESPLGTVTLQANDEGLLGLWFEIYTTKPDELGVRDDSFPIFELVADQLNRYFSGEAIQFSVPIAAKGTPFQHSVWQALMTIPYGETWSYAQLADAIGNPKAVRAVGLANGKNPVSVIVPCHRVIGKNGKLTGYAGGVERKQRLLVIEGREED